Proteins encoded together in one Bactrocera neohumeralis isolate Rockhampton chromosome 4, APGP_CSIRO_Bneo_wtdbg2-racon-allhic-juicebox.fasta_v2, whole genome shotgun sequence window:
- the LOC126755389 gene encoding phospholipase D2 isoform X3, protein MTSNIDSTQPRAYVVNATDSIDGESRDYTPEELAEEDDEEKVTRCVPDFQFSLVDSEYDETLAFPDSVTILSNVGDKPVLVQRKDTDDDDDEEEGAGAFTGQPSEIPYSSIYGPSMKFNSFQRKVFIPGMEIQVRIIDNERSVTTHLLNPNLYTIELTHGPFTWTIKRRYKHFNSLHQQLSFFRTSLNIPFPMRSHKEKRATIKKAAIQMADEARLKSMQLSQTQTTICETSQKVQSNGNSNASNTMVLASTSNSPLSNLGITGKRKKKERKLPRFPNRPESLITVESLPTRIKQLEDYLYNLLNISLYRNHHETLNFVEVSNVSFVSDLGIKGKEGAIQKRTGSTRPGQAGCNFFGCFQQKCCVRCSFFCSDVLYGKWRNRWFFVKETCFGYIRPTDGVIRSVILFDQGFDVSTGIYQTGMRKGLQVLTNNRHIILKCWTRRKCKEWMLYLKQTANSYARDFTYPNPHMSYAPVRSGIQASWHVDGSTYMGAIADALEEAKEEIFIADWWLSPEIYMKRPAVDGDYWRLDKILHRKASQGIKVFVLLYKEVEMALGINSYYSKQRLSHENIRVLRHPDHARAGVFFWAHHEKIVVVDQTYAFIGGLDLCYGRWDDYRHRLTDLGSISTASASGSTRRLGSFFKDDADSAFGSQKSSRKCTNVNSDLQKSEKLSANIEETQFEEVELRTLAPGDKLVIPELLSPPTSEQIAIEGMKLNTPEMERKNVLEKITTNAMRKGKDLVSRLTMTEHERGAGDKSPDVLKDPKQLVFTIDEVETGRLGGLEDPTPFQTQILNDYYGQAKYWFGKDYSNFILKDWMNLDAPLVDIIDRSTTPRMPWHDVGVCLVGAAARDVARHFIQRWNAVKLEKMRDNANFPYLMPKSYNNIRLNPNITLKRQNRVTCQLLRSASSWSCGFIEQDLVEQSIHDAYIQTITKAQHFIYIENQFFITMQLGATGAYGNVRNQIGETLFKRIVRAHKERKTFRVFVIIPLLPGFEGDVGGSTGNAVRAITHWNYASISRGRSGILTRLQEVGIKDPGEYISFHSLRTNSQLNNNPITELIYVHSKLLIADDRVVICGSANINDRSMIGKRDSEIAAIITDEEFEDGRMNGKKYPSGVFAGRLRKFLFKEHLGLLDPDAERMPIDVTDPVIDQFWNGMWRRTATRNTELYEEIFKCLPTDKVKSYADLRKYQEEPPLSKSDPEMAMKRVANIQGFLVNLPLDFLDKEVLKPPGTSKEGLIPTAVWT, encoded by the exons ATGACCAGCAATATCGATTCCACCCAACCACGTGCGTACGTAGTCAACGCCACCGATAGCATTGATGGTGAGAGTAGAGATTACACACCCGAGGAGTTGGCAGAGGAAGATGACGAGGAGAAGGTTACACGTTGCGTGCCTGATTTTCAGTTCTCGCTCGTCGATTCGGAATATGACGAGACGCTGGCGTTTCCCGATTCCGTGACGATATTGTCGAATGTCGGCGATAAGCCAGTGCTGGTACAGCGCAAAGACACCGACGACGATGACGATGAGGAGGAGGGTGCCGGCGCATTCACAGGGCAACCTTCGGAGATACCATACAGCTCCATATATGGACCGAGCATGAAATTCAATTCCTTTCAGCGCAAAGTATTCATACCCGGCATGGAGATACAGGTGCGCATAATCGACAACGAACGCAGTGTGACGACGCATTTATTGAATCCAAATTT GTATACCATCGAACTGACGCATGGACCCTTCACGTGGACCATCAAGCGTCGCTACAAGCATTTCAATTCACTGCATCAGCAGCTTAGTTTCTTCCGCACCTCGCTGAACATTCCATTCCCGATGCGTAGTCACAAGGAGAAGCGTGCCACAATTAAAAAGGCAGCCATACAAATGGCTGATGAGGCGCGTCTGAAGTCAATGCAGCTGTCGCAGACGCAGACCACGATCTGTGAGACGAGCCAGAAAGTGCAAAGTAACGGTAACAGTAATGCTAGCAATACCATGGTCTTGGCGAGCACTAGCAATAGTCCGCTGTCAAATCTGGGTATAACGGGCAAGAGAAAGAAGAAGGAGAGAAAGCTGCCACGTTTTCCCAATCGACCCGAATCACTTATAACTGTCGAGTCACTGCCTACGCGTATCAAGCAATTGGAGGATTATCTGTACAATCTACTGAACATCAGCTTGTATCGAAATCATCACGAAACG CTGAACTTCGTTGAAGTCTCAAATGTCTCCTTTGTGTCTGATCTCGGCATCAAGGGCAAGGAGGGCGCTATACAAAAGCGTACCGGCTCCACGCGTCCTGGGCAAGCGGGTTGCAATTTCTTCGGTTGCTTTCAGCAGAAGTGCTGTGTGCGCTGCAGCTTCTTTTGTTCGGACGTGCTGTACGGCAAATGGCGTAATCGTTGGTTCTTCGTCAAAGAGACCTGCTTCGGCTACATACGTCCCACCGATGGAGTCATTAG ATCTGTGATATTATTCGATCAGGGTTTCGACGTCTCCACTGGCATCTATCAGACCGGCATGCGTAAGGGTCTGCAAGTGCTCACAAATAACCGTCACATTATACTCAAGTGCTGGACGCGTCGAAAGTGCAAAGAGTGGATGCTATACCTCAAGCAGACCGCAAATAGTTATGCGCGCGACTTTACCTATCCCAACCCGCATATGTCCTACGCGCCGGTGCGTTCTGGTATTCAAGCGAGTTGGCATGTCGACGGTTCTACTTATATGGGTGCCATAGCGGATGCGCTTGAAGAGGCAAAGGAGGAAATCTTCATCGCTGATTGGTGGTTGAGTCCGGAGATTTATATGAAACGGCCCGCGGTGGATGGCGATTACTGGCGCTTGGATAAGATACTACATCGTAAAGCG TCACAGGGCATCAAGGTGTTCGTGCTACTCTACAAAGAGGTCGAAATGGCTTTGGGCATTAATAGTTACTACAGCAAACAGAGGCTTTCACACGAGAATATAAGG GTTCTCCGTCATCCAGATCATGCGCGCGCTGGCGTGTTCTTCTGGGCTCATCATGAAAAGATTGTTGTGGTCGATCAGACTTACGCTTTCATCGGTGGACTGGATCTCTGCTATGGCCGTTGGGACGACTATCGGCATCGTCTGACTGACCTTGGTAGCATATCCACCGCCTCTGCTTCGGGCAGCACACGACGTCTGGGCAGTTTCTTTAAGGACGATGCGGACTCCGCCTTTGGTTCGCAGAAGTCGTCACGTAAATGCACCAATGTAAATAGCGACCTACAGAAAAGCGAAAAATTAAGCGCAAACATCGAAGAAACCCAATTTGAAGAGGTTGAGCTACGTACACTCGCGCCAGGCGATAAACTTGTGATACCTGAATTGCTTTCACCGCCCACAAGCGAACAGATCGCCATCGAAGGCATGAAATTAAATACACCCGAAATGGAGCGTAAGAATGTTTTGGAGAAAATCACCACGAATGCGATGCGTAAGGGTAAAGACCTAGTGAGTCGGCTAACAATGACCGAACATGAGCGCGGCGCGGGCGATAAGTCGCCTGATGTGCTGAAAGATCCCAAACAGCTTGTGTTCACCATTGATGAGGTGGAAACTGGACGCTTGGGTGGTCTAGAGGATCCCACGCCGTTCCAAACGCAAATCCTGAACGATTACTATGGTCAAGCCAAGTATTGGTTCGGCAAGGATTACTCTAACTTCATACTCAAAGACTGGATGAACTTAGATGCGCCGCTCGTCGACATCATAGACCGCTCCACAACACCACGTATGCCTTGGCATGATGTGGGCGTGTGTTTAGTGGGTGCAGCGGCGCGCGATGTGGCGCGTCACTTCATACAGCGCTGGAATGCTGTGAAGCTGGAGAAGATGCGCGATAACGCCAACTTCCCATATCTAATGCCAAAGAGTTACAACAACATCAGGCTAAATCCAAATATTACCTTGAAGCGTCAGAATCGGGTTACGTGTCAGCTGCTGCGCAGCGCTTCTTCATGGAGCTGCGGTTTCATCGAGCAGGATTTGGTTGAGCAGAGCATACATGACGCTTACATACAGACAATAACGAAGGCACAGCATTTTATCTACATCGAAAATCAATTCTTCATCACAATGCAGTTGGGCGCGACGGGCGCGTATGGCAATGTGCGTAATCAGATTGGTGAAACGCTGTTCAAGCGTATCGTGCGCGCGCATAA AGAGCGCAAGACGTTCCGTGTATTTGTGATCATACCGCTACTGCCCGGCTTTGAGGGCGATGTTGGCGGCAGTACTGGCAATGCGGTGCGCGCCATCACGCATTGGAACTACGCATCGATATCACG CGGTCGCTCTGGCATACTCACACGCCTGCAGGAGGTCGGCATAAAAGATCCCGGTGAATACATCTCCTTCCACAGTCTACGCACAAACTCACAGCTCAACAATAATCCCATCACCGAGCTTATCTATGTCCATTCCAAGCTGTTGATCGCAGACGATCGCGTTGTTATATGTGGTTCGGCAAACATCAACGATCGTTCCATGATTGGCAAACGTGATTCGGAAATTGCGGCGATCATAACCGATGAAGAGTTTGAAGATGGGCGCATGAATGGCAAAAAGTATCCAAGCGGCGTGTTCGCTGGACGGCTGCGCAAGTTTCTGTTTAAAGAGCATTTAGGCTTACTCGATCCAGACGCGGAGCGTATGCCAATCGATGTGACGGACCCTGTGATAGATCAATTTTGGAATGGCATGTGGCGACGCACGGCCACACGCAATACTGAGCTTTACGAAGAGATCTTCAAATGTCTGCCAACTGATAAGGTGAAATCGTATGCAGATTTGCGAAAATATCAGGAGGAACCGCCGCTATCTAAGTCCGATCCGGAAATGGCTATGAAGCGGGTGGCGAATATACAG GGTTTCCTAGTCAACCTGCCATTGGACTTCCTCGACAAAGAGGTGCTAAAACCGCCTGGCACCAGTAAAGAGGGACTCATACCGACCGCCGTGTGGACGTAG